Genomic segment of Streptomyces sp. NA02950:
CAGCCAGCTCGCCGTGTCGATGAAGTGCCCGCCCTCGCCGGCGAACCGCGTGCCCTCGGTGCCCTGCCGGAGGTACCAGCTGCCGTGCTCGAGGCGGCCCGCGTTGACCAGGTAGCGGAGGCTCGCCGGACCGGTCCGGGCGCCGAACCGCTTCCTGGCCTCCTGCAACAGCGGCGCGAACCGGCGGTTGAAGCCCACTTGGAGCCGGTCGTTGCCGGACTCCTCCACCGCCGCGAGCACGCCGGACAGCTCGTCCTGGTTCAGTGCCAACGGCTTCTCCACGAACACCGCCTTGCCGGCCCGCAGCGCCCTTTGGGTCAGTTCGGCGTGCGAGCTGTGGCGGGTGACCACGAACACCGCGTCGATGGACGGGTCGCCGAGCACGGCGTCGAGATCGGTGGTCGCCTCGGCGAAGCCGAACTTCCGCTTCGCGTTGGCCGCGGACAGCGCCGTCGTGGTGACGACCGTGGCCAGCTCGACGCCGTCGCGCCGTTCCAGGTGCGGCAGCAGCATCGACGTCGCGTAGTTTCCCGCGCCGACGAACGCCAGCCGCACCGACGCATTGGCGTACCGGGCCCGGGTGGATACTCCGCCGCCGCGTCGCACCGCGGGCACGGCCACCACCGGGGCCTCCGCTTCCACGGCGTGGTCGGGGTGCCCGGGATACCGGAACAGCACGGCCACGGCCTTCAGGTCGCCGTCCTTCAGTCGCTGGTACGTCTCGACGGCGTCAGCGAAGTCGGCTGTGTGGGAGACCAGGGGCTCCACGTCCACGCGGCCGCGGGCGAGGAGATCGAGGAAACACGCCAGGTTGCGGCGCTCGGTCCAGCGCACATAGCCGATCGGGTAATCCCGGCCCTCGAGCTCGTACTCCGGGTCGTAGCGCCCGGGGCCGTAGGAGCGGGAGAACCGGACGTCGAGCTCTTTCTCGTAGTACGCGTTCCACGGCAGATCCAGGCGGCACTTGCCGATGTCGACGACCCGGCCGCGGTCCCGGCTCAACCGGGCGGCCAGCTCGACGGGCTGGTTGCTGCCGCCGCCGGCGGCCAGGTACACCTGGTCCACGCCGTGACCGCCGGTGAGCTCGGCGACGGAGTTCTCCACGGCCGCGGAGGCGGGATCGCCGCAGGCCGCCGCGCCCAGGCGCTCGGCGAGCTCGCAGCGCACCGGGTCGGGATCGACCCCGATGACGCGGACCCCCGAGGCGGCAAGGAGCTGCACCACCAACTGCCCGATCAGCCCGAGGCCGATGACCAGCGCCACGTCGCCGAGTTGCGGCTCGCCGCGGCGGACGCCCTGCATCGCGATCGACCCGACGGTGCCGAAGGCCGCGTGGCGCGGCGCGAGGCCGTCCGGCACCGGGGTGTAGAGGTTCTTCGGCACCCAGTTCAGCTCGGCGTGCAGCGCGTGCTCGTTGCCGGCGCAGGCCACCAGGTCGCCGGCCTTCACATCGTCGATCCCGGTGCCGACCTGCTCGACCACCCCGCACAGCGAGTAACCCAGCGGCGTGTACGAGTCCAGCTTGCCCATCACCTTGCGGTAGGTGGCGGGCAGCCCGTTGGTGGCCACGCTCTGCACGACCTTGGCCACCTGGTCCGGCCGGGAACGGGCCTTGCCCAGCATCGACATGCCGGCCTCGGACACCTTCATGAGCTCGGTCCCGGTGGATATCAGCGAGTAGGCGGTGCGGACCAGCACACCGCCCGGCTTGCACCCCGGTACCGGCACCTCGAGCACCGCCAGCTCGCCGTTCTTGTAGTTCTGAACAACCTGTTTCACCCGAAGTCCTCTTGTCTCTACGCCGTCAAGGGGGAGTTCTGGCCGGACCCGGAGGTCGCGCCGCGATACCAGTACTCGAGGGTCAGCACATGCCACAGATGCTTGGAGAAGTCCCGCTGCCCCGCGGCGTCCTCGGCGACGAGCCGCGCCAGCGCGTCGCGGCGCAGGAAGCCGGAGCGGACGAGCATGCCGTCGTTCACCACCTCGCGCACCAGCGGTGCCAGATCCCGGCTCATCCAGGCGCGCAGCGGGGCGCTGAACAGGCCCTTGGGCCGGTACACGATCTCCCGGGGCAGGATCGAGCCGGCCGCCTCCTTGAGGACGGCCTTGCCCTGCCGTCCGACGATCTTGCGATTGCCCGGCACGGCGAACGCCGCCTTCACCACCTCGACGTCCACATACGGCACCCGCACCTCGGTCGACGCGGCCATGCTCGACCGGTCCGTGTACGTGAGGTTCAGGCCCGGCAGGAACATCCGGGCGTCGCCCAGGCACATGCGGTTGACGAAGTCGTCGAGGTCATTGTCCTGGTAGATGTCCGCATGCTCCCTCAGCACGTCCTCGACCGTCCCGGCCAGGTCCGGATCGACCAGGGCGAGCAGCTCGTCCTGGTCGTACATGGTGTAACTGCGCCGGAACGCGGTCTCCTCCGGCAGATCGGCGAAGGAGAGGAACCGCTTCGCGAAGCGCACCGACCGGTACCCCCGGCGGGCCGTGGCGACCGGCAGCCGGTCCACGGTCGCGGACAGGCCGCGCCGCAGGGGCCGCGGGATGCGCTGGTAGCGCAGCGCGAGCAGGTTGGCCAGGTGCTTGCGGTAACCGGCGAACAGCTCATCGGCACCCATCCCCGAGAGCATCACCTTGACCCCGGCCTCCCGGGCGGCCGAGCAGATCAGGAACGTGTTGATCGCGGCGGGGTCGCCGATCGGCTCGTCCAGGTGGTACGTCATCCGCGGCAGCAGGTCGAGCACATTCGGGGCGATCTCGATCTCGTGCAGGTCGACGCCGAACCGCTCGGCCACCTGCCGGGCGTAGCGCAGGTCGTCCGGCATCGCCTCGAACCTGGCGTCCTCGGCGCGGAACCCGATCGTGTAAGCGGAGATCCCAGGCTGGTGGCGGGCCGCCAGCGCGGTCAGATAGCTGGAGTCGAGACCGCCGGAGAGGAAGGTCGCCACGGGTACGTCGGAGAGCATATGCCGCCGGGTCGACTCCTCGACGATGGCGGCCAGGTCCGGCTGTTCACCGCTCCGGGCCCGCTCCCGGGCCTCGGCGGCGACGTCCTTCAGGTTCCAGTACCGGCCGCGCTCCACCCGGCCGTCGGCCCGGCACCTGAGCCAGCTCCCCGGCGGCAGCTTCTCCGCCTCGCGGAACGCGCAGCGCGAGTCCGGCACCCAGTAGTACAACAGCGAGGCCACCAGCGCCGTATGGTCCACTTCCAGCGACCCGCCGGTCACGGCGGCGAGCGCCTTGAGTTCGGAGGCGAACACCAGACCCTCGCCGCGCCGGAGCAGGAACAGCGGCTTGATGCCCAGCTGGTCGCGGGCGAGCACCAGGTCACCGGTTCGCTCGTCGAAGATCGCGAACGCGAACATGCCGCGCAGCCGGGGCAGGCAGTCCGTCCCCCAGCGCCGCCAGGCCTCGAGGACCACCTCGGTGTCGGAGGTACCGCGGAAGCGCACCCCCGCGGCCGTCAGCTCGGCACGCAGTTCGGGCGCGTTGTACAGCTCGCCGTTGTACGTCAGGGCGAGGCCGCCCGAGACCATCGGCTGGGCGCCGGTCCCGGACAGGTCGATGATGGCCAACCGACGGTGCCCGAGGTGCACTTCGCCGCCACCGGCGGAGTGGCTGTACCGGCCCGCCGCGTCCGGACCGCGGTGGGCGAGGGTATCGGTGAGCCGGTCGGTCACGACCTTCCCGTCCGGCCATCGGTACGTGCCTGCGATGCCACACATGTCCTACCGCGCCTCCTGGTCGCTGTCCGGGACCCGTGCCGCCCACATCGGCAGCCGCTCCGTCCGCCGCCCGCCCGTCCCGTTCTGTCGGGCCAGCCGCTCGTTCTGGCCGCGCAGCGCGGTGTGCGGCCCGTCCCACACAGTGCCGTCGGTCCGGTCACGCGGATCGGGGTCGATCAGCACCACACCGATCACCGGAATGAGCTGGTCCGCGAGTTGCCGCGCCACGGTGTGCAGCCATGCGGCGCTGCCGTGCCCGGCACGTACGACGAGCACGGTCTGGGTGCCGAGGTACTGGAGGTCGGTCCACGCCGTGCCGGGCGCGACCGAGCCGACGCCGAGCCGGCGCACCTGCCGCGGCATGGCCGCGGCACGCTCGCCGCTGACCACGGCCGGGTCTCCTGGCCGCCGGCGGCTGTTGGCGAGCTGCGGGCCGGGCAGACCATCGACGATGACCACTGGCCCCTCCGCCGCCAGCGCCCTGGCGACGTTCAGGGCGATCACGCTCGTGCTGTGCGCACAGCCCAGTTCCAGCAGCGACACCGGTTCCGCGGAGCGGCGCACGGTACGGGCCAGGGACGTGGTGAGCCTTATCCGTGCCGCGCGGATCCGTCGGCGCTGCCAGAGCCTTGTCGACCGGCGGGGCACACGGCGCAGCTCCGCGATGACCGAGGCGCCGAGGTTCGCCGCGATCTCCCGGCGCAGCACGGGGCGGTCCGCCACCACCGCGCCGACCGCGGCCACCGCGAGCCCGAGGACGAGCCCGAGGAGGAGCCCGATCGCCGCGTTGGTGGCAGCGGCCTCGGGCAGGGAGTGTCTCACCGCGCGCGGGGCGTCCACGATCTGTGTGCCGACGAGGAGCTTGGGCGTGCCGACGCGCGCCTCCTCGGCGCGCTGGTCGAAATCGGCGATCCGCGAGGTGAGTTCGGCCCGGCGGGCGAAGAGCGACTCGATGCCCGCCGACGCCTTCGGGTCGCTCTCCGGTGACCGGTCTCCGATCGCCTTGTTGACCTTGGCGAGTTGGTTTCGCATACGGTCACGCTGGTCGAGCAGAGCCTTGGCCTCGGCCTTCGCGGCTTCCCGCATCCGCTTCACATGGTCCGCGACGAACGCGTCGGCCAGCGCCTTGGCCCGGGTCACCGCTTCCGCGTCGCTGTCAGCCGTCACATTGATCTGCAACAGGTTGTTGGTCAAGCCGATGGCCCGGTAGTCCTGCATGAAGTCCTCCGGTGTTTCCGGGGAGTCGAGGGACCGCAGGGCCTTGTCGGCGATGCGCGTGGTGTGCAGCAGCGCGACATCGGTGCGGATCAGCGTTCCGGGGTCGTTCGGCTGGTCCTCCTGATGCGTGACCAGGACCTTGGTCACCGCGGTCGGCGGCGAGGGCAGCAGGACCGCCGCCGCCACGCCGACGAGCAGCCCCAGCAGCGCCAGGGAGCACCAGAGGCGGCGCCGCCTCCGCACCGCCACCACCAGCGCCTGCAAATCAAGGAGCGGAGCGGCGGCCGACGCCTCCGAAGTCCTGCCCGTCGTCACACCGAACCTCCCCTCGCGTCGTCGCCAACCGCCATCGCCGGCGTGGCGTGACGCGGAGCATGGCCCGCGGTCCGCGACGAACGGGCCCGGACCGTGCCGGCGAGGACGATGCCAACGACCTCGTGCTTGGCGTCCGCACACGCCTCGGCGATGCCGGCGAGCTCCCCCGCGGTCCAGCTGCCCGCGCTCAGCACGACCAGGGCACCGGACTCGTCGCCGCGGTCCGGCACCATCGGCTGGGACACCGAAACCCCCACCACCCGCAGCATGGGGTATCCCCCGCTCGAAGAGGTGGGGGAAGGATCGCTCTCGGCCTCGGCGGCGAGCTGCCCGGCGGCCCGGCGGGCGATCTCGTCGCCGTCCGGGACGACAACCAGCAGCCGCTGGGGGGCCGACGCCTGGTCCCGGAGGCGGGCGCACACCCGCCGGTAGCGGATCTGCCTGCTGGCCTCGTCGCCGGACGTCTGCGGGGTCGGTATGTCCCACCGGATGTCGACGCCCAGCAGCCGGCGGACCCGGGCCCACGGGCCACGGTCTTCCGGCCGGTGCGCGCGCCGTTCACCAGGTACGTCGACGGTACCCAGCAGCACCGAGCCCAGCGCCGCGGCGATCTCCGGTTGGGTGCGCAGCCGGCGGCTCATCCGTGCGGCGGTGAGATGGCCGATGACCGCGAGCAGGAAGAACAGCAGCGCCCCGGCGACGATGAGCTGCGTCCTCGTCGGTGGTGCCTCGCCGGCCGGCCGGGCCGCCGGCCCCATGACGACCATGTTGGCCTTGGTGGCAGCCGGGTCGGCCTCGTCCAGCTTGCTGATGGCCTCCTGCATGGAGGTACGCAGCTTCTCGAGCTCGGTGCGGGTCTGCACGCCCTCCACGGTCTGCCCCGGATCGGCCGCGTCGGCCAGCTCGGTGATGCGGCGGCTGGTCTGCACCACCATCTGCTGTAGCTCCTCGAGCTGCGCCGCCGCTTCGGGATCGGTGTTGTCGTCCACGATCCGCGCGGCGAATGTGACGAACTGCTGGGCCACCTGGTCGGAGAGTTGCTGTGCGCGCTCCGGTGTCTCGGCCGTGCCCGAGATCTTGATGATGTTCCCGTCGGTGCCTTTGGCGCTCACCCGATCCCGCAGCTCGCTGCCGCTGACCCCGGTCCAGCCGAGCGTGGCGGCCGCGCGGTCGACCACCACCGAACTGGTCGCGATCTCCGTCTGCGTCAGCAGCTCGCGCTCCTCCCACGCCCCCGGCAGCAGTACCGACGCCGACGTCGTGTAGCGCGGCGGAAACAGCAAAGAAGTGCCGTATCCGACGAGCGCACCCACCACGGCGAGGAGGGTGAGCAGCCGCCAGCGCCGGCGGATAATCCGCCCGATCGTGACCAGGCGTATCGGGTCATCGCTCAACGGCGCGGCCTCCGCCCTGCCCGGTCCGGGGCGCCCGCCGACACCGGAGCGTGGTCGCGGCAGGCGGCGGCGTAGGCGGCGAGCAGCGACGCTTGCGAGTTCCGCCAGGAGAGCGACCCGCTGATCCGCTCCTGGCCGATCTTGCCCATGTGGGCCCGCTTCTCCGGATCGTCCAGCAGCAGCGCGATGAGCTCGGCGAACTCGGCTTCGTCGTTGGCGGACGCGTAGACGGCGGCGTCACCGGCGGAGACTCGCGCCTCCCGGAGGTCGAACGAGACGATCGGCCGGCCCATCACCATGTACTCCAGGACCTTGTTCATGGTCGACACGTCATTGAGCGGATTGCGCGGGTCGGGGGAGAGGCACACGTCCGCGGTGGACAGGTAGCGCACCAGATCGGCGTCCGGTACGCGCCCGGTGAACTGCACCTGCTCCGAGAGCCCGAGCCGCCGGGAGAGCTCCACCATCGCGTCGAAGGTGTCGCCGGCGCCGACGAACACCGCGTGCCAGTCGGTCCGCCCGAGGTCGTCGCGCAGTTTCGCGAGGGCTCGCAGGGCGTAGTCGACGCCGTCCTGCGGGCCCATGACGCCGAGGTAGCACAGCAGATGAGGCTTGCCGCGCTTCAGCTCGGGCTCGGGCGGTACGGGGTGGAACCGGTCGATGTCGGGCGCGCTGCGCACCACGAAAACGTCCGCCGGTCGTCGACCGCCACGGCGCACCGCGACGTCCCGGTAGCTCTCGTTCGTGGCGAGCACGACGTCCGCGGCCCGGTAGGTCCGCCGTTCCAATGCGCACACGGCGCGGTAGAGCAGATCCTTGCCGCGGCCGAACCGGGAGAGGTACAGCTCGGGTACCAGGTCGTGTTGGTCGAAGACGAACCGCGTGCCGCGCCGCTTCAGCAACAGCGCCGGCAGGAACAGCAGGTCGGGCGGATTGCAGGCGTGGACCACATCGACCGGGCCGACCTTCCGGGCCAGCCGGACCGTATGCCACAACGCCGATCCGTACTCGCGCAGGTAGCCGGTCGGCCCTCCGGTGGCCGCGCGCAACGGGTAGCGGTGGATCCGCACCCCGTCGACCTCCGCCTCCAACTCCGTGTCCCGCTTGGTCCCTTGGGGGCAGATGACGTTCACCTTCCAGCCCGCGTCGCGCAGCGTCGTGCACTCCTGCCACACCCGCCGGTCGAACGGCACCGACAGGTTCTCCACCAGGATCAGCGCGCGACGGCCCGGACCGTGGCCGCTGGTCGTGTCACCAGGCAAGGCCCATGTACCCCGGTTCGGCCCGGCGCGCCTCGGCGTCGGGAAGGCGGACGAGGTCGACGATCAACGGTCCGCCGCCCTGGGGCAGCGCCGAGAGGACGGCCGGATCCTTGGTCCCGACCAGGCACACCTCGGCGTGGTCGAGCACCTCGTCGACGGAGTCCGCGAGCAGTTGCGCGAGGTGCGGCAGCCGGGTCTCGATGTACTCGCGGTTCGCGCCGAGCAGCCGGGACAGGCTCACATTGGCGTCGTAGATCTTCAGGTCGTACCCCTTGCCGAAGAGTCGCTCCGCCAGCTCGACGAGCGGGCTCTCACGGAGGTCGTCGGTGCCGGGTTTGAACGACAGCCCGAACAGGCCCACCCGGCGCTTGCCGGCCCGTTCGACCAGCTCCACCGCGCGCTGTAGATGGTCGGCGTTGGAGGGCAGCACGTGGGACAGGATGGGCACCGAGACATCGGCCCGCTGCGCCGCGTGGACCAGGCTGCGCAGGTCCTTGGGCAGGCAGGAGCCTCCGAAGGCGAAGCCGGGCCGCAGGTAGGCGGGGCTGATGTTCAGCTTGCGGTCGGCCAGGAACACGTCCATCACCTGGTGGGAGTCCACCCCGAGCGCCTGGCACACCGCGCCCAGCTCGTTCGCGAAGCCGATCTTGAGGCCGTGGAACGCGTTGTCCGCGTATTTGATCGCCTCGGCCGTCGGGACCGGCACCCGGAACACCTCGCCGGGCAAGCCGTCGTACAGCGCCATCACCGCATCACCGCTTGCCGGGTCGAGCTCGCCGATGACGGTCTTGGGCGGGTCGAAGAAGTCCCGCACGCTCGTGCCCTCGCGCAGGAACTCCGGGTTGACCGCGACCCCGATGTCCACTCCGGCCGTGCCGCCGACGTATTTCTCCAGAAGCGGTACCAGCAGGTTCAGACAGGTGCCCGGGAGCATGGTGCTGCGGAACACGACGGTGTGCCGGCCCCCCTGCTCGGCCCCCTCGGCCAGCGCGGCGCCGATCTGCTCGGTGACGCGTTCCAAGTACGTGGTGCACAGGCTGCCGTTGGGCTCGGACGGTGTGCCCACGCAGACCAGCGACACCTCGCTGCCCATGATCGCCTCGCGGACGTCGCCGGTGGCGCGTAACGCTCCGGTCCGCACGACGTCGGCGATGAGCTCGCCGATCCGCTCCTCGACCACCGGGGCCTTGCCGTCGTTGACCAGGTCGACCTTCACCTGGTTCACGTCCACCCCGATGACCTCGTGACCCATGCCGGCCAGACACGCGGCCGACACGCAGCCCACATAGCCGAGCCCGAAAACGCTGACTCTCATGACCCGTTCCTCCCCCCAGGCAGGCCCTCCGGGCCTGCGGTCCGCGCGCGGGCCGGACGATGACCTCCGCGCATCAGTAGGCCCCCTGCCCGTAGACCACCGCACGCAGCGTCTTCCACAAGATCACTGTGTCCAGGGCGAGCGACCAGTCCTCCACGTACCGCAGGTCCAGCCGGACCGCCTCCTCCCACGACAGGTCGCTGCGTCCGCTGATCTGCCACAGGCCGGTGAGTCCGGGCTTGACCAGCAGCCGGCGCCGGATGTCCGGGCCGTACGCAGCGGTTTCCTCCGGTAGCGGAGGCCGCGGACCGACGAGCGACATCGATCCGGTGAGCACGTTGAAAAGCTGCGGGAGCTCATCGATCGAGTACCGGCGCAGCACTGCTCCCACCCGGGTCACCCGCGGATCCCGGCGGAGCTTGAACAGCAGGCCGGCGCCCTCGTTGCGGTCGGCCAGCTCGGCACGTGCCCCGTCAGCCCCGGCGACCATGGTGCGGAACTTGAGAATGGTGAACTCGCGGCCGTCCTTGCCGACCCTGCGCTGGCGGTAGAACGCCCCACCCCGGCTGTCCACCAGCACGAGCAGTCCGACGAACACCATCAGCGGCGCGAACAGCATCAGCAGGATCGCCGCGCCCATCCGGTCGACGACCCCTTTGACCGCCCGGCGGCCCCCGGTGAAGGTCGGCATGCTGACCCGCAGCAGCGGGATCCCGAGCACCGCGTCGATGTGCAGCCGCGGGCTGGCCACTTCCATCAGCACGGGGGCCACGACCATCTCGGCCTCGCTGCCTTCCAGGCTCCAGGCAAGCCGTTGCAGCCGGTCCGGTGACCAATGCGGATCCGGTGTGATCGCGACGACTCGGTAGCCGTCGCGGTGGACGTGGCCCGCGACGTCCGTCAGTCGGCCGACGACCGGCACTCCGTCCAGTTGGTCACCGTCGAGCCCGAGACCGTCCGTCGTGCACACGGCGTCCACCCGCCAGCCGAGGTGCGGGAACTTGCGGGTTCGGGTGATCAGGTCGCGCACGGTGGCCAGGCTCCCGGCAGCGAGCACCGGTCGCAGGCACCGTCCTTCCTTCCGCTGTTTGTGCAGCCAGAGGCGCAGCAGATACCGCGCGGTCATGGTGACGAGCGCGATCGCGGGGATCGCGACGAAGATCCAGAGCTTGATGTTGCGCGAGGTGAGGGCGATGCCGCCGAGCGCCAGTACGACGGTCGCCGTGAACAGCGCGCGTCCGAGCCGGCGGAATTCCTCGGCGCCCTGGCCGAGCACGGCCGGAGCCCATGACCGGCTCACCGCAAGCGCCCCCAGCACCAGCAGCTCGGTGCCGAACGCGAGAATTCCCCACTTCTCGTGCCAGTTGGCCGCGTCCCGGGCCCCGAAGAAGTTGCCGATCGCCGCCACCACGAAGGCGGTGGCCACGGTGTCGCTGGTGATCACGGTACGGCGGTACCGCTGCTCCCAATCGATCGCGGGTTGGCTGATTGCCTCGTTCGCCAGACGCTCGCGCGCCGACGGAAACGGGCTGACTAATACCCCTTTCCGCACAGACCCCCCCCAGGTCCCCAGTGGTTCGACGTGTTCGCCTAACACTGTCCCTCCCCCCGGGAGGCCCCCGCCCCCCGCACTGTTCCTCCCCTCGGGAGGCCCCCGCCCCCCGCGCCGCGCCGTTCCTTCCGCGGAGGGCCCCCGCCCCCCGGTGCATGACATGTCGGCTGTCTCAGAGCTACGTGAACAACCCCCACTGGCGGCAGCGGACTCGCATGTCCTGCCGGACTCTCGAGGTGCACGGGGCCCGTCGAAACCTCGGGTGCTCCCCACACCCAAGGCCCTCTCCCGGGCTCCAAGAATTGATCAGGACCTATAGATCATTACGGGTCGGCTCGTCTCCGAACAGCTGAAGCACGGTCAATCTAGACCATCGGCGGGCCAGTATGAAGAGATGATGTGTGTAATTTGTGCCCAAACTTTGACTGGATCCACCGATGGGTGGCCGCCTACGGGGTGCCTTGCCGCCACCGCGTGCTCCAGCGGCCCGCCCGGCCTGCGTCGCTCGAACATCCGGGTCGGTGCTGTGAGCTGCGGCGATACCATTGCTTCGGGCA
This window contains:
- a CDS encoding bi-domain-containing oxidoreductase — encoded protein: MKQVVQNYKNGELAVLEVPVPGCKPGGVLVRTAYSLISTGTELMKVSEAGMSMLGKARSRPDQVAKVVQSVATNGLPATYRKVMGKLDSYTPLGYSLCGVVEQVGTGIDDVKAGDLVACAGNEHALHAELNWVPKNLYTPVPDGLAPRHAAFGTVGSIAMQGVRRGEPQLGDVALVIGLGLIGQLVVQLLAASGVRVIGVDPDPVRCELAERLGAAACGDPASAAVENSVAELTGGHGVDQVYLAAGGGSNQPVELAARLSRDRGRVVDIGKCRLDLPWNAYYEKELDVRFSRSYGPGRYDPEYELEGRDYPIGYVRWTERRNLACFLDLLARGRVDVEPLVSHTADFADAVETYQRLKDGDLKAVAVLFRYPGHPDHAVEAEAPVVAVPAVRRGGGVSTRARYANASVRLAFVGAGNYATSMLLPHLERRDGVELATVVTTTALSAANAKRKFGFAEATTDLDAVLGDPSIDAVFVVTRHSSHAELTQRALRAGKAVFVEKPLALNQDELSGVLAAVEESGNDRLQVGFNRRFAPLLQEARKRFGARTGPASLRYLVNAGRLEHGSWYLRQGTEGTRFAGEGGHFIDTASWLLEADPVSVYAVATPGNEDLQVVLRYPDGSTATIAYVTTGSPGFPKETLDLIADGKVLRLDDFVRAAVYGPQRWVSSRLPKARDKGQSAELSAFIKAVRTGGPMPVPLESLVATTAATLAVQAGLAGGAPVTLARAR
- the asnB gene encoding asparagine synthase (glutamine-hydrolyzing) is translated as MCGIAGTYRWPDGKVVTDRLTDTLAHRGPDAAGRYSHSAGGGEVHLGHRRLAIIDLSGTGAQPMVSGGLALTYNGELYNAPELRAELTAAGVRFRGTSDTEVVLEAWRRWGTDCLPRLRGMFAFAIFDERTGDLVLARDQLGIKPLFLLRRGEGLVFASELKALAAVTGGSLEVDHTALVASLLYYWVPDSRCAFREAEKLPPGSWLRCRADGRVERGRYWNLKDVAAEARERARSGEQPDLAAIVEESTRRHMLSDVPVATFLSGGLDSSYLTALAARHQPGISAYTIGFRAEDARFEAMPDDLRYARQVAERFGVDLHEIEIAPNVLDLLPRMTYHLDEPIGDPAAINTFLICSAAREAGVKVMLSGMGADELFAGYRKHLANLLALRYQRIPRPLRRGLSATVDRLPVATARRGYRSVRFAKRFLSFADLPEETAFRRSYTMYDQDELLALVDPDLAGTVEDVLREHADIYQDNDLDDFVNRMCLGDARMFLPGLNLTYTDRSSMAASTEVRVPYVDVEVVKAAFAVPGNRKIVGRQGKAVLKEAAGSILPREIVYRPKGLFSAPLRAWMSRDLAPLVREVVNDGMLVRSGFLRRDALARLVAEDAAGQRDFSKHLWHVLTLEYWYRGATSGSGQNSPLTA
- a CDS encoding Wzz/FepE/Etk N-terminal domain-containing protein, translated to MTTGRTSEASAAAPLLDLQALVVAVRRRRRLWCSLALLGLLVGVAAAVLLPSPPTAVTKVLVTHQEDQPNDPGTLIRTDVALLHTTRIADKALRSLDSPETPEDFMQDYRAIGLTNNLLQINVTADSDAEAVTRAKALADAFVADHVKRMREAAKAEAKALLDQRDRMRNQLAKVNKAIGDRSPESDPKASAGIESLFARRAELTSRIADFDQRAEEARVGTPKLLVGTQIVDAPRAVRHSLPEAAATNAAIGLLLGLVLGLAVAAVGAVVADRPVLRREIAANLGASVIAELRRVPRRSTRLWQRRRIRAARIRLTTSLARTVRRSAEPVSLLELGCAHSTSVIALNVARALAAEGPVVIVDGLPGPQLANSRRRPGDPAVVSGERAAAMPRQVRRLGVGSVAPGTAWTDLQYLGTQTVLVVRAGHGSAAWLHTVARQLADQLIPVIGVVLIDPDPRDRTDGTVWDGPHTALRGQNERLARQNGTGGRRTERLPMWAARVPDSDQEAR
- a CDS encoding Wzz/FepE/Etk N-terminal domain-containing protein gives rise to the protein MSDDPIRLVTIGRIIRRRWRLLTLLAVVGALVGYGTSLLFPPRYTTSASVLLPGAWEERELLTQTEIATSSVVVDRAAATLGWTGVSGSELRDRVSAKGTDGNIIKISGTAETPERAQQLSDQVAQQFVTFAARIVDDNTDPEAAAQLEELQQMVVQTSRRITELADAADPGQTVEGVQTRTELEKLRTSMQEAISKLDEADPAATKANMVVMGPAARPAGEAPPTRTQLIVAGALLFFLLAVIGHLTAARMSRRLRTQPEIAAALGSVLLGTVDVPGERRAHRPEDRGPWARVRRLLGVDIRWDIPTPQTSGDEASRQIRYRRVCARLRDQASAPQRLLVVVPDGDEIARRAAGQLAAEAESDPSPTSSSGGYPMLRVVGVSVSQPMVPDRGDESGALVVLSAGSWTAGELAGIAEACADAKHEVVGIVLAGTVRARSSRTAGHAPRHATPAMAVGDDARGGSV
- a CDS encoding glycosyltransferase family 4 protein gives rise to the protein MPGDTTSGHGPGRRALILVENLSVPFDRRVWQECTTLRDAGWKVNVICPQGTKRDTELEAEVDGVRIHRYPLRAATGGPTGYLREYGSALWHTVRLARKVGPVDVVHACNPPDLLFLPALLLKRRGTRFVFDQHDLVPELYLSRFGRGKDLLYRAVCALERRTYRAADVVLATNESYRDVAVRRGGRRPADVFVVRSAPDIDRFHPVPPEPELKRGKPHLLCYLGVMGPQDGVDYALRALAKLRDDLGRTDWHAVFVGAGDTFDAMVELSRRLGLSEQVQFTGRVPDADLVRYLSTADVCLSPDPRNPLNDVSTMNKVLEYMVMGRPIVSFDLREARVSAGDAAVYASANDEAEFAELIALLLDDPEKRAHMGKIGQERISGSLSWRNSQASLLAAYAAACRDHAPVSAGAPDRAGRRPRR
- a CDS encoding nucleotide sugar dehydrogenase; protein product: MRVSVFGLGYVGCVSAACLAGMGHEVIGVDVNQVKVDLVNDGKAPVVEERIGELIADVVRTGALRATGDVREAIMGSEVSLVCVGTPSEPNGSLCTTYLERVTEQIGAALAEGAEQGGRHTVVFRSTMLPGTCLNLLVPLLEKYVGGTAGVDIGVAVNPEFLREGTSVRDFFDPPKTVIGELDPASGDAVMALYDGLPGEVFRVPVPTAEAIKYADNAFHGLKIGFANELGAVCQALGVDSHQVMDVFLADRKLNISPAYLRPGFAFGGSCLPKDLRSLVHAAQRADVSVPILSHVLPSNADHLQRAVELVERAGKRRVGLFGLSFKPGTDDLRESPLVELAERLFGKGYDLKIYDANVSLSRLLGANREYIETRLPHLAQLLADSVDEVLDHAEVCLVGTKDPAVLSALPQGGGPLIVDLVRLPDAEARRAEPGYMGLAW
- a CDS encoding sugar transferase; its protein translation is MRKGVLVSPFPSARERLANEAISQPAIDWEQRYRRTVITSDTVATAFVVAAIGNFFGARDAANWHEKWGILAFGTELLVLGALAVSRSWAPAVLGQGAEEFRRLGRALFTATVVLALGGIALTSRNIKLWIFVAIPAIALVTMTARYLLRLWLHKQRKEGRCLRPVLAAGSLATVRDLITRTRKFPHLGWRVDAVCTTDGLGLDGDQLDGVPVVGRLTDVAGHVHRDGYRVVAITPDPHWSPDRLQRLAWSLEGSEAEMVVAPVLMEVASPRLHIDAVLGIPLLRVSMPTFTGGRRAVKGVVDRMGAAILLMLFAPLMVFVGLLVLVDSRGGAFYRQRRVGKDGREFTILKFRTMVAGADGARAELADRNEGAGLLFKLRRDPRVTRVGAVLRRYSIDELPQLFNVLTGSMSLVGPRPPLPEETAAYGPDIRRRLLVKPGLTGLWQISGRSDLSWEEAVRLDLRYVEDWSLALDTVILWKTLRAVVYGQGAY